CAGCAGCATCAGAGAACGGCCGTGCCCACGGCCCCGGAAGGCCTCCTCGGTCGCGACGTCGTAGACGAACGCCTTGTCGCCGATGAACTCCACCCACAGGACGCCGACCCGGATCCCGTCGTGCTCCAGCACGCTGAACAGCGCGTTCTCGGTCGCGAGGCCGCGCTCCGTCAACTGTTCGTTGTCCCTCTCCGACCTCGCCCTCGCCTCGGTCTCGGGCACCCCGCGGTCGGCCCAGTCCCGGGTGTACTCCGCGACGCCGCGCTCCGCCCACGACCCGAACTCGGCCTCCGTCATGGGTCTGCCGCGACTGCCCGCGGGCAGTTCGGGCGCGGCGGCGCCGAGCCGCTTTTCCATACCGCGGTTGCGATGGACGTATCCGAGCATGGTGGCGAGCCGCAGCGCGGGCTCGGCGTCGGCGGGGACCCTGATCTCCAGCTGCCCGCAGCCCCAGCCCCGCGCCACCTCCTCGGCGGCGAGCGCGGCGACCGTGCCCCGGCCGCGCCTGCGGTCGGGTTCCTCGATGCGCAGATCGCGGATCTGGGCCACGGCCGGCCCGAAGCTCGGATGGGTCGCGAGGTGTATCGCCCCGACGGGACGGCTGTTCACGCACACCGTGTAGTGGCGGGACAGCGCCCCGTCGGAGCCGCGCTGAAGCGGCTCGGTCGGCCGCAGGGTGGTGGTCATCACCGGAGTTCTACCCGCTGCCGCGCGCCCGGTCAGCCCAATATCCGGGGCTTTACGGATCGAGGTCGTGCCCGGCCCGCTCCTCGAAGATGCGCATGGCCTTCGCGGTCACCGGGCCGGGCGCGCCCGGCAGTTCGCGCGCATCGACGCGATGGACGGCCTGGACGTCCCGCAGAGTCGAGGTGAGGAAGACCTCGTCAGCCCGTTCCAGGACGTCGAGCGGCAGGTCGGTCTCCTTGGCTCCGGTCCATTGCACGGTCAACGCGCGCGTGATGCCCGCGAGGCAGCCGGAGGCGAGCGGCGGTGTGTGGATCTCACCGTCGAGCACGACGAAGACGTTCGACCCGGTGCCCTCGCACAGCTGCCCGACCGTGTTGGCGAACAGCGCCTCGGAAGCGCCGTCCGCACGCGCGCGTGCGAGTGCGACGACGTTCTCGGCGTACGAGGTGGTCTTGAGCCCGGTGAGAGCGCCGCGCTCGTTGCGGGTCCACGGGACGGTGATCACGGCCGTGGAGTCGGGTCGCGGGGCGGACTCGCCGAGGGCGACCACCAGGGTCGGCCCGTGCTCTCCCCGGTCGGAGCCAAGAGGACCATGGCCACCGGTGTACGTGATGCGCAGCCGCCCGAGCGGCACGGGGTTCGCTTCGAGTACGGCGGCACAGGCGCGGCGGATCTCGTCGTGATCGGGGTCGGGCAGCCCCAGGCCCCGCGCCGACAGGGTCAGCCGGTCGAGATGCCGGGTGAGGGCGAAGGGGCGGCCGTCCACCGCTTTCAGCGTCTCGAAGATGCCGTCGCCCACGGTCAGCCCGTGATCGAAGACGGAGACGCGGGCGGTCGCGGTGTCCTGCAGCCCGCCGTCGAGCCAGATCTTCACGTAAGGGTCCCTCCAGTCACCTCGTACGTCCCCGACGCTACCGCGAGCAGCCGGGACGCCTTCAGCTCGGTCTCCCGCCACTCCCCCTCGGGGTCGGACCCCCAGGTGATGCCGGCGCCGGTGCCGAAGCGCAGCACTCCCTCGGCGCGGTCGATCCAGAAGGTGCGGATGCCGACGGCCAGCTCCCCGGTACCCCGGTCGGCGTCGACCCAGCCGACGCCTCCGCAGTACGGCCCCCTGGGCGCGGTCTCGAGGGCGTCGATGATCCGCAGGGCGCTGGACTTGGGCGCGCCGGTGACCGAGCCGGGCGGGAAGGCGGCGTCGAGCAGCTCGGCCCAGCCGGCGCCCTCGCGCAGCTCGCCCCGCACGGTCGACACGAGGTGGACGAGACCGGGGTGCTTCTCCACGGCGCACAGATCGGGAACGGTGACGCTGCCCGTGGCACACACCCGCCCGAGGTCATTGCGGACCAGGTCCACGATCATCACGTTCTCGGCGTAGTCCTTGGCCAGCAGATCGTCCTCGGTCCGCCCGGTCCCCTTGATCGGCCCCGACTCCACGATCCGGCCCTCCCGACGCAGGAACAGTTCGGGGGAGGCGGTGGCGATCTCGACCCCGTGTCCGGGCAGCCGGATCGTTCCTGCATAGGGCGCCGGGTTGCCGCGGGCCAGCAGCGCGGTCAGCGCGTCCACGTCGGCACCGGGTGCGAGGGGCGCGGTGAGCACACGGCAGAGGTTGGCCTGGTAGACCTCGCCGGTGGCGATGTGCGCACGTATCCGCCGTACACCCTCCATGTACGCAGCGCGATCCAGCGATGACGTCCAGTCACCACCCAGGGGCCCTCGCCACGCTCCCGGCCGCGGCTCGGGCACCGGCTCCTGGCGAACGTCGGCGAAGCGGGCGCAGGTCAGACCGCCCTCGAAGTCCGCGGCGACAGCCCAGAAGCCGGTGGAGTCCAGAGCCGCGGGATCGCTGGTGACATCGAGGAGACCGGTGGCGACGCGGTCGCCGAAACGGGCGAGAGGAGCGAGGTCGAGCACGCTGTCGAGTCTATGGCGGGTGTCCTGCGGGTGACCTGGCCATGTCCCTCAGGCCGCCCTGACCACGTACGTCGACATGCGCACCGCAGCACGCTGCGCAAACGCGTTTTTGTACTGGCCCCGGAATCCGCTAGAGTTCAACTCGTCGCCGGGCCGCGCGAGCGGAACGAAACGACAAGCGGACGTAGCTCAGTTGGTAGAGCGCAACCTTGCCAAGGTTGAGGTCGCGAGTTCGAGCCTCGTCGTCCGCTCGATGGAAACAGGGGATCTTCCCGAGCCCCTGCACTCCTGGTGGAGTGGCCGAGAGGCGAGGCA
This portion of the Streptomyces canus genome encodes:
- a CDS encoding GNAT family N-acetyltransferase, encoding MMTTTLRPTEPLQRGSDGALSRHYTVCVNSRPVGAIHLATHPSFGPAVAQIRDLRIEEPDRRRGRGTVAALAAEEVARGWGCGQLEIRVPADAEPALRLATMLGYVHRNRGMEKRLGAAAPELPAGSRGRPMTEAEFGSWAERGVAEYTRDWADRGVPETEARARSERDNEQLTERGLATENALFSVLEHDGIRVGVLWVEFIGDKAFVYDVATEEAFRGRGHGRSLMLLAEAQVIASGRRVLGLNVFAGNAPAERLYESLGYETVGYSMYKSLF
- a CDS encoding aminotransferase class IV gives rise to the protein MKIWLDGGLQDTATARVSVFDHGLTVGDGIFETLKAVDGRPFALTRHLDRLTLSARGLGLPDPDHDEIRRACAAVLEANPVPLGRLRITYTGGHGPLGSDRGEHGPTLVVALGESAPRPDSTAVITVPWTRNERGALTGLKTTSYAENVVALARARADGASEALFANTVGQLCEGTGSNVFVVLDGEIHTPPLASGCLAGITRALTVQWTGAKETDLPLDVLERADEVFLTSTLRDVQAVHRVDARELPGAPGPVTAKAMRIFEERAGHDLDP
- a CDS encoding chorismate-binding protein, which encodes MLDLAPLARFGDRVATGLLDVTSDPAALDSTGFWAVAADFEGGLTCARFADVRQEPVPEPRPGAWRGPLGGDWTSSLDRAAYMEGVRRIRAHIATGEVYQANLCRVLTAPLAPGADVDALTALLARGNPAPYAGTIRLPGHGVEIATASPELFLRREGRIVESGPIKGTGRTEDDLLAKDYAENVMIVDLVRNDLGRVCATGSVTVPDLCAVEKHPGLVHLVSTVRGELREGAGWAELLDAAFPPGSVTGAPKSSALRIIDALETAPRGPYCGGVGWVDADRGTGELAVGIRTFWIDRAEGVLRFGTGAGITWGSDPEGEWRETELKASRLLAVASGTYEVTGGTLT